DNA from Cheilinus undulatus linkage group 20, ASM1832078v1, whole genome shotgun sequence:
gattatcagttaccaaaaacacctaatatatcaaatgagatacaaaaaatatatatgttaaattttatggaaattttgatttttttttttttgaaatttcagtagaaagttggATAATAATTTCAGTcccaaaaaatataattttctggctataactTATGTTTTCAGGcgttaatgggttaaaaatttgTCCGTGAAGGAAAAACACATATTCAATTACCAGATAGCTTTCAAAAACGTAAGTTATTTTGTGATCAACAGTGTTGATATATAACTTTTAAAGTGTACCAgaaatcaatctgctttgccTCACAAAAACTGCACAGTAATCAGGAATAAGGTGTGTCAAGGAAAAAGCCACAAGGCAGCTTTTCACTGATTTGCAGTAAGCTTTAACTCTGTCCATAGGCCAAGCATTGATGACTGCATCTGTTGAGAGTTGACCAGATTTGCTGATTCACCAGCAGGATTTTTATGAAGGGTGTTCTCAGTAACCATGGGGAAAGGGTGCAAGAATGAAATGCTGGTAGGGGGAGTATAGTTATTAAATAATATAGCACCAGTAAACAATGTCAGCAGGGTTGAGATGCAGCAAAACTATCTGCCTCTTCAAAAAATTgtcaaactttgactttaacaaagtgatgcttttaatgttttgtttctttcagATACTGGAGCAACCCTCATATGAGATCAACCTCTACATGTACATGTACTTTGTCATTTTCATCATCTTTGGCTCCTTCTTCACACTGAATCTCTTCATCGGTGTCATTATTGACAATTTCAaccaacaaaagaaaaagataagTCCTACACTATCAACACAGCACAGCTGTGATATGCAAAGACTGTGAACCATTCAAAGGTGTCACAAAATCAAAGCATCTAAAATAATTTTGTATTATGTTACTCTTTACTTTGGAGATAAAGACATCTTTATGACTGAGGAACAAAAGAAGTACTACGATGCCATGAAGAAACTTGGTTCCAAGAAGCCACAAAAGCCAATTCCACGTCCGACTGTATGTCACGCATGTACAACTGCATGCATGTTTATATTACCAAAATGAAGGCAAGAAATGTGATTTACATTGTTTAGGAAACATTCAAACTGACTGTATTTGTTTACTACAATGTTTGGTGTTACAAATTATAAACTTGGTAAGCCCAAGTAATAGCACATCAGCCTGGCATGCTTGGTATGGCGCTGTCATTAGCGACCCCTACGCTGACCTTTTCTGCACACTGCTGGTGTTAACTGGCCTAATGACCCCACATCTCTCTGTGACCTACAGAACCTAATCCAGGGAATGGTGTTTGACTTCATCAGTCAGCAGTTCTTTGACATCTTCATCATGGTGCTAATCTGCCTCAATATGGTGACCATGATGGTGGAGACGGACGACCAAAGTCCAGAGAAGGAAGATTTCCTCTTTAAAGTAAATGTGGCTTTCATCGTTGTGTTCACTGGAGAGTGTGTGCTAAAGCTCTTTGCCCTACGACAATACTTCTTCACcaatggatggaatgttttcgACTTTGTTGTGGTCATATTGTCCATAGCAGGTAGGTACTTCATAATATGGattacatttgttttgtttttttttactatatGGTCTCCAAGTATTGTTTCTTTCCATTCATTTCAGGTACAATGCTCTCTGACCTCATTGAGAAGTACTTTGTGTCACCAACTCTGTTCAGGGTGATCAGATTGGCCAGAATAGGAAGGATTCTTCGCCTCATTAAAGGAGCTAAGGGCATACGGACGCTTCTCTTTGCTCTcatgatgtcacttcctgccttATTCAATATAGGTCTACTTCTCTTCCTCATTATGTTCATCTTCTCCATATTTGGCATGTCAAACTTTGCCTATGTCAAAAAGGAGGCTGGAATTGATGATATATTCAATTTTGAGACATTTGGTGGTAGCATTATCTGCTTGTTTGAGATCACAACATCAGCTGGATGGGATGGACTCATGCTTCCAATGTTGAACAAGGAGGCGCCAGACTGTGATCCGGACTTTGAGAATCCTGGCACAGATGTTAAGGGTAACTGTGGTAACCCGGGGATgagcatgatgttcttttgcaGTTACatcatcatttcatttttagtgGTGGTCAACATGTACATCGCCATCATCTTGGAGAACTTCAATGTGGCACAGGAGGAGAGTGGAGATGCTCTCTGTGAGGATgactttgaaatgtttaatgAGACATGGGAGAAGTTTGATGTCGATGGAACTCAGTTTATTGAGTATAACCGACTCTCAGACTTTTGTGATGCCTTGCAGGAGCCTCTAAGGGTAGCAAAACCGAACCGGCTTCACCTGATTGAAATGGATTTACCCTTGGTTATTGGGGACAGGATCCACTGTCTGGATGTCTTGCTGGCGGTCACACAGATGGTCTTGGGAGACACAGTGGAGATGGCAGCAATGCGGGACAGCATTGAGGCTAAATTCATCCTGAACAACCCCACCTCAGACTCCTTTGCACCAATTACTACAACAGTGCGCCACAAAGAAGAGCAGATCGCTGCTGTGGTTATTCAAAGGGCTTACCGTAACCACCTACTAAAACGCTGCTTACGCCATGCCGCTTTTATGTACCGCTGTAAAAAGAAGGGTAGgaatgatgaagatgaggagcCGCCTGAAAAAGTGGGGATGCTAGCTCGAAGGATGGGAGTTCTCTATGGCAGCAATGTGGACCTTGCAGAGGAGATGGAGCGTGCTGCTGCAGAAACTCTAGCAAACCAACAGCCTTCTGATACAGAGACAGTGTCACATTACACAGAAGAGGAGAGTGCTTCAGATTCCCCTGAGCCAAATATCATGGTTGTACCTGTAGAAATCACAAATGAGGTTTTATTACATTCTGCCCCAAACCAACACTTGTTGACTTTTCCAGCAAATCTGAGAGAGACAATCGTATAACAAGGACAATAAATTACATCTTCCCTGTTATTTCTCCCCTGCCAAGTAGTTTTGACTATCAATGCGAAGTCCCGCATATAAAGCTGAATTTTCCACATTGGATGAAGAGATATCATAGTGCTAATGAAtgtcttcattgtgtttttgttagctAATTTTAACAACCAATTCCTGTTTTTCACACAGtgttttggggtatttttggGGGTTGACTGTCACACAATGGAGTACAGGGTTTTCTCTGATGATAACCATAGCCACTTCAGCAAATTTAATCCCAGATAATACCAAACTGGGAGGATCAAAATACAACCTTGTTTGCAACATTAAATTAATCATTTGTAGGGTATTTACTGGCAGTATGGAGTAGTATGTAGGTACAGTGGCAGGTGCAGACTCATAGTTACTTAGTACTAGTAGTGGCCTGTCCTATTGAAGCACCCTATTTCTGTGCCAGTGATGCTGGCATCTGTAAACAGCTGGAGGTAAACAGTacttaaattgattttttagCCTTGTGAGACTGTAAATACTTAGAATTTTCTCTGGGCCAATTTAAAAGCAAGCAGCTTAAGATACATTAACTTACCAGTGGAGAATCAACATTGGTTTTGATAGAATTGTATATCTGTAAGAAGTCTAACaatataaaatattatttcTATACAAATACATTAAAGAAATGCTAGTGTTTTAAGTGAGCCATGGTTGAAATCTACATTTAGCCAGTGTTTACTTTGCTCTGGGCTATGGTTATTACCAGAAAACCACAGCATGTGCCCCAGAATTTCAGTGTAGAATACACAGTTGTATTATTCCCAGTGTGCACAAACCAGTAGATTGGATTATCATTTCACCCTCTGTATTATCTTATATTTAGCAGCACACATCCAAACTCTATGCATTATCCAATATTACATGAATGCAGCTACATTATCTAGCTCTTCCAACTAACATTTGATAATTAAGTCTTTATTTACACAATGCTATTCATCCTAGGAGCTACACTTACTAGTATCCAGGTTAAATATGTGGCTCAGTGTAAAAGTACAAAGATGGAATAACAGCAGACCTTCACAATGCTACAGTGGAATCCCAGTGTAAAACTTTCATTTCACTTGTTGAGTTACATCAATGTGGGGGTTTTGCTTACAAACCTCTTGGTTACACGCAAATAAATTTACAAGGTGAGATGACTTCTGTAAACAGAGGCTTAtctaaaaaattgaaattgttCCTATTTTACTAATGACAGTATAATCTATCAGTCCTCATTAGCTAACAATAACATGCAAGCAGATGACACCTATCCCTCAGTAAGACCCTGTTTATATTGCACTATTTATATCCAGCTTCCAGGTCAGGTTAGAGCAGTTCACTGTTCATGTTTCCTAAGATGACTCCATCAACAACACATGCCAGTCTTATTAATGTTTTGTCAATGAATTTCCACTGTTGGTCCCCTCAGACAGATCCGAAATCTCAACAAGGCAATCAATGGTTTTcaattttcagcattttgatttaaatgtaatCTGTGACTGCATATCAGACCTGTCAAGTGCTCTGTTCCTTTTAGCTTTTACCTAAACTTCTCCCTCAGATTCACTCATATCTTATCCTTTGAATAATAGCAAATTAACCTTAATCCAGAAACACAAAGCTGTGTaaaagttataaatatcttCGAGGAAAACACCACATATCCTTTGAGGTAGTTACACTTATTTATACGTTGATAGttttaggggggaaaaaaatcacatatggATGCCTGTCCTCTTAAAAATTGCTTCCCTTGCTGCTGTGTAAGTCttaacagaatttaaaatgtcttaCTCTAACTataaaacatgaacaacataagcacttttacagttttgtagtttgttttttacattagaCCATAGAGGGTTGTGTCttctctttttaatgtgttcagCATTGTTTCAACATCAACCCTAAGCGATCAAAACAAATCAATGTTTCCTCTACGAGGGGTCTTTTTGTCTTATTATATTACTGCCGCAGCATGGCAGTTATTCCGGTCAAGACGTGTGTCATGTGACCTGCAGCAGTCCTATTAGAGATTGACACACTCCTGCACCACTTAGCTATCGTGTCCTCTGATGCTGCAGTGAAATCCAAAAGACAGTGTCCtcttttgtttacatttctaaTGGAGGAAGAGCTTGACTGGTACACCTAATGTCAGTGTTGCCTgtacatactttttttttcttctttcttgtaaatttttatgattttgctaTTGTACAAAAAAACTGTAAGTATATCGtgagaataaaaacatcttGTAGAGAAAGTAGTCCActagtttatgttctattaCTGTAAAACTGTATTGGGACACTGAGGCCCCCTGGTGGCCATATGGTGAACATTAATTGCAGATCACCACCGTCAGTTTGAGGCTGCAGAGAGGTTTGCAAATTTTGTACCATCTCTGTGTTCAATAATGAAACTGCAtagcacacagaaaaaaagtgaataatGCATGTAAGAAGCTTTAATTTAATCTTTTATTGTGTTAGCTGACTATATAAAAAAAGTACTGAATACTTTCCATatcctttaaaactcattaccTGCATTTAGTCACTAAACTGCAGTATATCAGGTTCTCTATcgttttctgtatttttactACAGTACTGAAATCTTGTTTTCAGAATGTAACAGATAAAACCTTCACTATCTCCATTTATTAATCACACTGTTCACGAGCCCAGTCACTACATTTAACTTGCCAACAATTGtcaagtactgcctcttacaaGAAATATGAGGTTGGGTGGagatattttcatatttctgtgGTTGAGTGCTTGCCTTGCCCAGAGGTTAACTCCCAGCGAGCTGGTACAGCTAGAGAAGTTCTCTGGAAGTGTATTAAGTGCAGCaactcaatttttttattttttggcatataaaacagaaggaaacagtcaaaaatgcCAGAACAACTTTCTTGAGCCTACACAGTGACTTGTTTTAATGTCTGTCTCAACCCAAGGTCCAAGTCTTAAAGTAATTTACCCTTGAGTAAGAAAAGGAAAGCAAATAATCTTCATATTTAAAGCTTCACCCATAaaatgtttggtattttttccTCAGAACAGACTTAAATAGATTATGATCCAAATATTTGCTGATTAATTTCAAATTGCTGCTCCACAAGTAATGGTTCTCACATCTGATAGCTTTGTTTAGTTTAGCAAACTACTGTAAATGcccttttttcaaaaacaaaattaaaacattataatGAATACAAAAATGACCGTCCATTACCTTCCAATATATCACAGTGTCATTTCTCAATCAGATTATATGTTAATAGAGGATGTGTTTTTCCTGTTAGTGTAACTGTTGGTGACTGCATTTTATCTCCTGCTCACACACTGTGAAGACTGACCAAACTCTACCCTGTGTGGTTGGTGCAAGATGAATTCTTGTTTAGGATATGATCAATTTGGCAGACACTTATAGTTCATGTTTTACTCCATGTTGTGTAACAAAATGTTACGGTCTACAGCTAAGGAGCTCTAAAGAGCTGTACCAATGTAGAGACATTGTTCACATGCAAGGGCAAACCTAATAAATTCTACAGAGAATAATTTTGTCAGAACAGAAAAAGATATACTCAAGTAGAATTTGTCTTTAAGCATGACTATGAAAAATATGACCCCATTTACATCCCTGATAAACACTAggaaagaaacacaaatgtgAAGTAGCTTTCTCTATAACAAAATCAACTCACCAAAGCAGACTAGCAGGCTTGGTCCTAAGGTAGTAGAGCCAGTAGTTCAAGATGATGCTCCACCAACACAATCTCCTTTTGCCTAAAAGAAgagtaaaatacatttatttaaaacttcaaaaacaaATGACAGTTACTCCTACAGACACAGACGAATAAACAGCCTTTACATCACTTCTTTACCTTTTCTTTACCTGAaaggacaaaaactaaaacactgaTACCATGATttcaactacattttttttttttactttcccCTGCACAACTTCTTTTTTCATGCAACCCTTCCATAGGGCAAAAAAGCTGTTAAGAGATTTAATAATGAGACCTGTCCATATTGTTGTCTCTTTATAACCTTAGGTCTTCAGCACAAAGGACTTATTGGTGCTGGTGTGTATGCAGAAAGCTGTCAAGTAAAGTTATCAAAATTTGGCATTGAGTGCCAGGTTTGAGTTGGAACCGTGTTTACATTTTCTCTTATCTGATGCAGGCAGGGATTTTTGCAATCATTTAGAAAGGAAACGTGCTTGTGAAgctaacaaaaaaaagaaaactgtttgGTACTATAACAGAAACTGGTTTGGCCGAATATTCTGACACATACCAAACAACACTGAGATCTCTACTTTAGTGGAGCATGGATGGTTTTCAAACAAATGATCTCAAAAGATCTGCAGAGAAATGGCTTCTGCGCACTCTTATCTTCAGCTGTTCCCAGGTGTTTTGATTTTCCCTTAATATAGAACACGTGAATAAAACTGAACAGGTTTCTAATGTTAAACCAGTGGGCAGTTCACAGTTATTTTGCTTCTCTCCCCCTTATTTGCCTGGCGCTAAAGCATTAGTGACAGACAGCAAACTCACTGATGCAGTGCAGACACTTGCTCACAACAACTTCATgactgcagagagacagaaatacACTTGGACATCATCATTCTAGAGGTTTATCTTTATGAATGCCATTATGCTCTGGCTGTTGCTGGTGGGATGCTGTGGGCTTTCTTCCATCAAATGCTCAGGTAAATATTAACTCTAGTATTATGATCACTGTTAGAATGGAAAATTACAATTGCACACAATTAACATCTTGGTAACATATTCTAAGTTATAAAGAGTCTTGTAATAATCTTAATATGAGCAGATTAATGCAGTTTTAATCCTTGAAGCAGTAATTAAATTGTAAATGTCTGTTAAACCACTGCTATCATGCACACAAGTGTTTTGCAtgttatttttgactttacCATGACTTCCTGGCCATCTGGGGGAAAGAggaagttttctttttaaacaaaggGCTTATATGTTTAATAATGCTTGCATTAGTTAGTATTATTTCCTGTCTATACTTTAAAACTAGACATAAGTATCTTAAACTGCAAACTGATAGGTTACTGAATTAAGATGTAGTCTATTTTCTTGATTAATGGATTAATTGTTTGATCTATAAAAGTCATTGGTTTGTGAAAAGAGGGTAATGTAATGCGTCCCACAGCCCATGACGTCTTACATGTTTTGATTAACAAAAATTTGTTTTCAGATAACCTTTTGAGTTTCTCACACACATTGTCTTCCAAAATAGTTGCCTTTTAATCTGCCATTTCAGTGCTAATAAACTAGGCAATTCATGAAATATGGTGGCAGTTATTTAAAAAGATGCATTAATTATATAATCCTCTGTATTTTCTAGTAGAATCTCTAAACTCCAGGGTGATTAACTAGAAGTACTCTCTTGCAGTGATATGCCTCAGTGAGGTATACAACtgccagacagtgaaagtacaatGATGGGTCAAGAAATAGGGCTAGGGTGGATTTCGTGGTAGTGTGATTGGCAGAAATCTCAGTCCTTAAATGGCAAAGGTgcatttcacattaaaaaccCCTCTGATTTGTAGAGCTGGGGAAATGTATGGAGGACTGATACATAAAGACTTTTTCaaatatcacattcacaagcaagggatcaTGAGCATGAGGCCCAATTACCTTGATCTTCACAGACAACCCATATCCAATCATTTCATCCTCGAGTCAGAGTGGAAATGTGtgcagtttgaagaaaatctctctAAGCGTTTTTTAGATATCACATTCAAAAGAGAGACAAGCTGAAAATATGATGCCTCTGACCCTGACTGCAGCTATCACCTGTGTAGTCAgggtcagaaaaaaaatacaagtcctGAAGATGTTCATTTAAAAGCTACAGATCAATACATTGAATAACTGGGATGGTTGTCAGTAATTCTGACTTATATAAACTTTATTATTTAATACTTACTTACTgattgaatgaaaaataaatgtttctcaCAGTACATACAGAACTTCCAATGTAAAACTGACTGCTGATCTTCTATGATAACTCAGTGCTGTCCTGCCCTTCACCAGCTACATGAGATTAACATTCTACATGTGAAGCAGACACCTTTGGAACTAAGGCTGGAtcaatggaaaaataaactgatatttcagatgttttgttCACTATATGGACTCTTGGAATGGCATGAGTTTCTTTCAAATCTTTTAACTAACTGCTGCCACAATAACGTATACTCAATCTTATCTCTTCTTTTTAGTGGCTAAGGAAACCACAGAGCGTATAATCCAGAAGCCACGATATTATGGTGTCAAAACCGGGGCCTATGTGGAAATTCACTGCCTTCCCCCAGAGTCACAGAAGTCAGAAACATGGCAGTGGTATTGGGCTGCTGAGCACAACGGAACCAAAAATCTACTGCCAGGACAAAGGAAGAATGTTCAAGACAAAGGCAGGTCTCTCCGCATCATGAAAGTGAAACCAGAGGACAGTGGAGTGTACTTCTGCAAGACAGCCAATAAATGGGGACCAGGGACTGGGCTTAAAGTTGTCAGTAAGTGtcacaaacatgttttacaaCATGTTACAGACACATCAATATATTGagactttctgtttttttcttaaggCTTCTGCaacttttgctttaaaaaaaactaatataTTAGTTTTATTGTTTCCACAGAAAACATTAATGTAACCGAGGCGCTGTACAGGACCAATATGAAGGATGGTCTCATGATTTTCCAGGGTCTCCTGCTAGCTGTCTGTATTGCTGCTTTAATACGATGCAACCGAGAACTGGTGAGGAGCGTCATGGCTGAGGATTTGAGATTAAAGCTGAATTTGTTTCTGAACTGTGTGACTAACCAATCGCCAGAAAACTAATCAGCAACAATTTTGACAATTCCTCTTTTTcaggaacaaaagaaaaaaagttatttccTATTTTAAAATTCCAGACATTACAGTGTAATGATAATCCTTTTTCTGATACTAAAATCGTGATGTAACTGTGGTGTAAATATTAATacaaaaacaagctgaaaacaaaaaaaagagaatagcAAATTTGCAGCATCTCTCAGTGTTATAAATCAAATAAGGCcaaaaatctgacaaaacattgagcttttaattttcatttagaTCTGTTGAAAGGAGAACTGCATCACAAAGATCAATATTAGTAGCTATATATTTTGTACAAGAACTACACTTTAACACCAAACTAGTTGAAACTGCTCAAAAattttgttgaaactgattacgtcaaagttttaaagaagtggaaatagattttttttgggtGATCAATACTCGTACATTCATGTTGGGAAATCTTGACTTTTTTCAGTTATACTGTACTGTTGAAACTTTCCtccactttaaaacatttaaatccaactcaaaacaGTTCTTTTTGTAAAGCTACAGGCTCTTTACCCACTATACCTTTCCTGAATTTCTATTGCATACTTCATTCTAAAACATTATTGCCACCCAAGATGGTCCAACTACAAGTGGCAATAAGTGAGAAATGTACATTGAATCAAATCGACGTCTTCCACTGTTTTCAACATACTATCTACAAtcaattacaatttttttctacAGGCTGGGCTTCCCTAACTgagtcagcaacttcactcatggtgtaaAAGTGTCAACCATACCACAGCTAGCCATTACGTGCATTGACAACAAGCAAGAATGTAGGACCTCGATAATGgctttgttttcaataaatcaGACAGGTTACTGGACAAGCTCACGCTGAAATGGGAAACTTACCGATTTTGGGGGCATTTATAGGCTTTTATCTGTCTTTGACAAGGCTACCACGAAGGTAGCTATGGCGCCCAACTGCCGTTCCTTGAAAACCGACAGTTCCGACAGTCAAGACGATAAAGTATTTCTAGTCCTCTTAACCATTCACTTAACTCCTCAAACTCTCTCTGCTTTTAGTTTTCCAACCAAAACGTGACCTTGGCTTGTACCCTTCAAGTACAACAAACTTTTTTAGCAAATTCCAAGTCCTGTCGGAGCAAAGCTAGCTAGTTGTGGGCAAAGGTGCGCGAGCTCCTGTACTTAAAGCAACGGTAGCTTCAGCTGTAATCAATAATATAACGGCTGAAAATGTAGCCAACGTGAATCCGGGAAACGTTGAGTTGCCCCC
Protein-coding regions in this window:
- the cd79b gene encoding B-cell antigen receptor complex-associated protein beta chain translates to MNAIMLWLLLVGCCGLSSIKCSVAKETTERIIQKPRYYGVKTGAYVEIHCLPPESQKSETWQWYWAAEHNGTKNLLPGQRKNVQDKGRSLRIMKVKPEDSGVYFCKTANKWGPGTGLKVVKNINVTEALYRTNMKDGLMIFQGLLLAVCIAALIRCNRELFERGDSVYEEPETDHIYEGLEIETCGGDLYEELPVYEDTDGAGAEAPWE